Below is a genomic region from Kribbella qitaiheensis.
GGACGCGGCTCGCGGTCACCTCGTCGCGGCTGACCGGATTCGCCGGCCCTGGTCTGAGCCTGCAGCACACGACCCTGCGGGACTCGGTGCTCGACTTCAGCTCGTTCCGGTTCGCGAAATTCGTCAAGGTCGAGTTCACCGACTGCCGGCTGCAGAACGCCGACTTCGTCTCCGCCGACCTGACCGGCACGATCTTCCGCCGCTGCGACCTGGCCGGCGTCGAGTTCTCCCAGGTCCGCGCGACCGGCGCCGTCTTCGTCGACTGCCGCTGGGAAGGCACCAAGGGCATCGCCAGCCTGGCCGGCGCGAAGATCGCCAACACCTCCCCCATCGACACCCTCGCCGTCACCATCGCGATGGCCTCCGCCCTGGACATCACCCTCACCGACCCCACCGACCACCCCGAAGACTGACTTCCCCCCCGCCCCCATCCGTCCGCAGACCCCCTCGACCCAACTGCCTTTGTGCATGGACCCGGTACGCCGACGCGACGAACCCACGAATCTGGAGCACAAGGCGGCCACCCATCCGGTCGGAAGTCGGGCCCTCGGACACCAACCAGGGGGTCCGGTCACGTCATTACTTGTCCGAAGTGCCGGGTTGGTGTCCGAAGTGCGGCGTGGATGGTTGTATGCGACCAGGAGCTTCAGGGGTGAAGTGGTCGGGGGCCCGATCACGATGCTCGGGTGGCTGCCGTACCGGACGATCGGGTCGCGCGCGATCTCGCCGTACCCGGGCCGGTCGTCGGAGAACTCGCCCGCCTCCCAGAAGTCGTTCCAGACCAGGATGCCGTCTTCGTCGCAGGCCTGGAAGAACTCCGCCCGGGTGCTGGACCCGATCCAGTTCCGGATCGTGGTGAGGCTCATGCCCCGGTGCGTGCCGATCACCGCGCACATCTTCTCCGGCGACATCCGGAGCAGCAGCTCGTCCCAGCCCCAGTCGCCGCCCCGGCAGAACACCTTTGAGGATCTTCTGACGGTGCTCTGGCAAGGCGTCAGGAAGCGGTAAGGCGTGGTTCCAGCCCGTCGAGCAGCAGGGTGACGGCATCCCTGAACGCATCCTCGGCTGCCTTGATCCAGGGTTTGGGGCCGAGTTCGCTCTGGTCGTGGGACAGGGCCACGCTTTCGGGGAAGCGGGTGGCGAAGTCCGGGGCCACAGCCTGGAGAGCCTCTGCTCGGCCAGCCCACCATTCGGCGCCGTGCTCCGACTCCGCTGCCGCTTCGGCTTTTCGCTTGGCGGACTCGCGGACGATGCTGAAGAGTGCGCTCGTGACGGCACGGCGGTCACTTGCCGTCGTGCCCTCGCCGGCCAGGATCGCCAAGAGGCGCTCCAGCACCTCCTGCTCGTGTGGCCCGAAGACTGGGCGGGCCTGGGATATCTCCAGCACCCACGGATGCCGGAAGTACAGGTCGCGCAGGTCTGTCGACCACGCCATCACGGCCTTTCGCCAGCCCAGCCGTCCCCGACTGCTGGTCGCCTCCCCGTGCGCCCGGTCGTACATCAGGGCGACCAGTACGTCCCGGCCCGGCACGTAGGTATAGAGCGACATCGCCGTCCGCCCCAACTGCTGACCGACCGCTCGCATCGTGACGCCGCTCAACCCGTCGCGGTCGGCGAGTTCGATCGCCGCGCCGACGATCTCTTCCACGCTGGTCTTCTGGCTCGGCCCGCGCCTCGACGCCGGCTCCTGCCCCCAGAGCAACCCGAGCGCGCGCAGAGCGTCGTCCACTTTTCTCCTTACGCCGTAAAGTGTTACTCTCGAAGACACTATACAACGTAAGGAGTAGTTGGTGACGGCAATTCTGCACGACAGCAGCACTATCGAGTTCGAGGTGTACGGTCCCGTCGACGCACCGGCGCTGCTGTTGCCGGTCAACCCGGCCCCGCCGGTCGAAGGGCCAGAAGCCGACCAACTCCGCGCGTGGGGCGGCGATCCGGCCTTGGGCCACTCATTGATCAAGGGATTCAGCGAGCACTTCCGAGTCGTCGCCTTCGACTACGAGGCACAGCTCCAGACCAGTCCGAAGCCGGAAACGCTTACCCCGGGCAACCTCGCCGCCGACTTCCTCGCGGTCGCTGACGCCGCCGAAGTACCGACCTTCGCGTACTACGGGTACAGCTGGCTCGGTCTCGCCGGACTCCAGTTGGCCATCCGGACGGATCGACTGACCGCCTTGGTGATGGGCGGATTCCCACCATTGGACGGCCCGTACGCCGCGATGCTCCAGGTGACGGAAGCGACGTACGAGCTGGCCGGCGCCCCGGTCTCGACCACTCCCGTAGAACCGGGCGACTGGGATTCCACAGAAGTTGCCATGAGCAAGGAACAGGCGCAGCAGTTCGTCACTCTGTACCGGGCGCTGCAGTCCTTCGACGACCACGCTGTCCATGTCAGTTGCCCACGGCTCTGCATCGCGGGCAGCGCCGACAACATCCAGTACGGCGAACGCTGGGGGAACGCCTACGTCAGCATCGGCGCGGCGGTCGAGAAGAACCAGTCCCGGCTCGAGGAGCTTGGCTGGGCCGTCCACCTGCTCCCCGGCCTGGACCACCTGCAGGCGATGCACGCCGACAAGATCCTGCCGATCGCGGAACCGTGGCTCCGCGAGCAGCTCCTTGCCTGAGGTCAGGACGTGAAGGGGACCCGCGTCCAGCTGAGAACGGCGGGGGTGCCGGGGTTGATGGTGACGCGAAGGTAGTTGTTGACGCCGGAGGAGCCGTCGACGGTGATACGCGAGAGGTTGGTGACCGGCTTACTCACGCCGTACAAGGACGACCACTTCGAGCCGGCGGCCAGCGGCTGGTCACTGTTGTAGACGTGGCTGTCGCCGTTGAAGAGGTAGACCGGACCGCGAAAGGCGGCCGACTCCTGGGCGATCGCCTGCACGATGGGCTGGAACGCGAAGTAGTCCGCGAAGGTCGGGTCGGCCACCGTCGGGTCGAACATGTCGGCCTGAGTCAGCAGGACCACCGCCTTGTCGTGGTGCTGCCCGGCCCGCGCGAACGTCTCGCGAATGCTTTGGATGACCGCGGCAGTCCGGCCGAGCACCTCGGCGGTCTGCTCAGCCGTCGGCCCGGTCTTCCCGGTCCACGGCGCCAGACTGTTGTTGCTGCCAACGACGTGCAGCGCGGCGAACGCCACGTGCGCCCGGCTGAACTCGACGTCCTCGGGAATGCCCTGAGCGGCCTGGCTGGTCACCTTGGCCGGGTGCTCACCGAGCGTGCGGCCCGGCTGCGGGAAGAAGATGGAGCGAACCTTGGCCAGCCGCTCCAGCGGGTTGTATGAGCCGTTGTTCGCCCGGTGGCAGTCGGTCCACTCGTTGTCGCCGATCGTGTAGACGAGCGGGTCGGAGAACTTGTCGAACTGCGTCTTCACCTCAGCGAAGTACTCATCCGTGCACAGCGAGGAGCCGCTCTTGATGTCGCCGAGGTGGCTTACCAGGCGGACCTTGGGATCGGCATTGATCTGCTGGACGACCTTCGGGAAAGCGGCGATCTGCGCCGGCCCGTACGGGATGTCGCCGATGACGGCGAAGGTGTAGGAGTCGTCGTCATGACCGGATCCGTGGCCGGCACCGGCACTGCCGGCGGTGGCGGACGGAACGCCGACGGTCAGAGTGACCAGAGCGACGCAGGCGGAGATGACACAGGCACGGGGAATTCTCACGGCTACTCCAGGTTCAGAAGGGATACCCACTCACCTTTCGGCTTCTCCGTGAACGAGGCACCACCCCCGAATGAACATCACCGGCTGAGAACCGGCTGAGCGCCCGGGCCGAACCCATCGCGGTCTAACGGGCCAGATACTTGCGGATGTCGTCGGCCACCTGGGCACGCGTCGCCATCTGGTACTTCTTCAGGATCGCGCTCAGATGCGTCTTCACGGTGTTCAGGCTGATCCCGAGCTCGGCGGCGAGCTGATCGTTGTCCAGGCCGTCGACCAGGAGCACCGCGACACCTTGCTGGGCCTTGGTCAGACTCGCATACCGCTGCTCAGGCCCGAGATCGGTGTCCAGCATCATCTCGATCAGTTCGGACTGGATCTGCTCCGCGGCCTGGACCAGCCGGGTCAGATACTCCTGTACGACGGGGCTCGCGGCGGCCGGCTCCACCATCGCCTCGCCGGCGATCTCCCGCAGCGTCCCGATCCGGTGCGCCAGGTACTCCATCACGTGGTCCGAGGTGAGCAGGTTCGGCACACCGTCACCCGCGGGCAACCGGCGAAGTGCGTCCCGGTCCTCCACCTCACGGGTCAGCACCCGGGCCACCACTCCACAGATCCATTCGAACGCGCGGACCACGTTGTCGTCGTACGTGTTCGGCTCGTAGGTGTGCATCGAGATCATGCCGAACAACTGGCCGTCCCCCGACGGCACCGGCCGGAAGAGTGGCACCGTTACCACATCTGCTGACTCGCGCTTCGAGTCACCGAATCGATGACCGGCCCGGAGTACGGCACCGTCGTCGTAGGCATAGCGGTAGGTCTGCCGGTGTTTGAGCAGCCACGCGGTCTGGCCGCTCGGCCCGAAGTTGTGGGTGTCCGGCTCCTCGTACTTGCCGGAGTCGAAGCCGTACGGATACCGCACCCGGCTGGTCCCCTGCAGGAAGCCGACATAGAAGGTATCGACGGCGGCGATCTTGCCAACCACCGCGCGAACATAGTTGTAGAGGTTGTAGTGGTCGCCTCGGTAAAGCGCCTCGATCTTGTGATACGCCTCGCGCAGAATGATGGCGGTTTCGGCATCCACCCGCAGCGGAGCTGGCTTGTCTGCTTCCACGGCCGCGGACCCCCTCGTGTTCAGATCCATTCTGAACTATGCCGAGGTCACGCTCAGTTGCCAAGACCTCGGGGCCTGAGACGGTGCCAGCTGGGATCGTCGGACCAGATGGACAGCGGGTCGACGTACGGGCGGAGCAGGGTGGTGAGTTCGGCGTCGTCGGTGCCGTTCAGCTGGTCCGAGGCGATCTTGCGGGCGACGCCGGCGAGGAAGTCCGCGACCTGGACGCGGGGATGCGAGAAGGACTCGACCAGTTCCAGCTCGGCCAGGTTGCCAGTCAGCTGCCTCAGCTGGCCGATCCGGTCGGGCGAGAGCGTGGTCTGGCGGTCGTGGGCGATCGCGACGGTCCGGTCTGGTCCGCCCCAGTATTCGATCGCGCGCACGATGGCAGGCATCAGGGGATCCAGTGGCGGGATCGCCCGGGGATCCTCGAACAGGCTCGCACGCAGCGGATCGGCGTACGGCCGGGAGGCTTTCAGCGGCTCGAGATCGGCGAGAGGGAGCGCATCGAGGGCTTGGTAGAACGACTCGACCGGGTGTGGTCGCCTCCGGGAGATCCTTGGCGCGGAGGAGGTTGTTCGCCGTGGCGAGGAAGGCATCCCATTCCGGTCCCCCGGTACTGCGGCCCGCGGCGTACAGGCTGTCTGCCAGGCTGCCGTCGGCGCTCGTGAGGAAGCCGACCAGCCTGGAGACGAGGAAGTAGGCCTTGTCCACGAGGTGCACCTGGGCCTGTCCCAACAGCGGTCCCGACGGGCCGAGCAACCAGATGAGCACCGGGCGATGCTTGGACCGGAGTACATGGTTGGCCTTGTACTCCGTGGCAGGTGAGCGGATCCGCTCGCGGAGCTCCTTGATGCAGCGTGCCGCGTTCTCCTCGTCGAGCAGGACGGCGGCGTGCGCGAACACGTCCGTCACCCCACCGATCAGCTTCTCCCCTTCGTACCCGGACTCGTCACAGGCGATCTCCACGGGAGACTGCTCGGATCGGCCGGTCACGGCACGACTCTCTCACCGAACAGGGCCGTCGTACACGCAGAAAAACGCCGCTCCCGGATCGGGAGCGGCGGCCGCGGGTGATGCGGGACTTGTCCACCTATCGAGCTCACCACCAGATTGAGCCCGTTCTACTGGATTCCTCTCTCTGCCGGCCGAGGCGCCCTCCCAGGACCTCCACCGGACTACATCACCCGCGGCCACTCTCCGGACGCCTGTCAGTCGAGCCCCTGTCAGCCGATCCCGCGCCCCCACGTGATCTGCTTTCCCCCCCGACATACCCC
It encodes:
- a CDS encoding TetR/AcrR family transcriptional regulator; the protein is MDDALRALGLLWGQEPASRRGPSQKTSVEEIVGAAIELADRDGLSGVTMRAVGQQLGRTAMSLYTYVPGRDVLVALMYDRAHGEATSSRGRLGWRKAVMAWSTDLRDLYFRHPWVLEISQARPVFGPHEQEVLERLLAILAGEGTTASDRRAVTSALFSIVRESAKRKAEAAAESEHGAEWWAGRAEALQAVAPDFATRFPESVALSHDQSELGPKPWIKAAEDAFRDAVTLLLDGLEPRLTAS
- a CDS encoding helix-turn-helix transcriptional regulator, whose amino-acid sequence is MEADKPAPLRVDAETAIILREAYHKIEALYRGDHYNLYNYVRAVVGKIAAVDTFYVGFLQGTSRVRYPYGFDSGKYEEPDTHNFGPSGQTAWLLKHRQTYRYAYDDGAVLRAGHRFGDSKRESADVVTVPLFRPVPSGDGQLFGMISMHTYEPNTYDDNVVRAFEWICGVVARVLTREVEDRDALRRLPAGDGVPNLLTSDHVMEYLAHRIGTLREIAGEAMVEPAAASPVVQEYLTRLVQAAEQIQSELIEMMLDTDLGPEQRYASLTKAQQGVAVLLVDGLDNDQLAAELGISLNTVKTHLSAILKKYQMATRAQVADDIRKYLAR
- a CDS encoding metallophosphoesterase; protein product: MRIPRACVISACVALVTLTVGVPSATAGSAGAGHGSGHDDDSYTFAVIGDIPYGPAQIAAFPKVVQQINADPKVRLVSHLGDIKSGSSLCTDEYFAEVKTQFDKFSDPLVYTIGDNEWTDCHRANNGSYNPLERLAKVRSIFFPQPGRTLGEHPAKVTSQAAQGIPEDVEFSRAHVAFAALHVVGSNNSLAPWTGKTGPTAEQTAEVLGRTAAVIQSIRETFARAGQHHDKAVVLLTQADMFDPTVADPTFADYFAFQPIVQAIAQESAAFRGPVYLFNGDSHVYNSDQPLAAGSKWSSLYGVSKPVTNLSRITVDGSSGVNNYLRVTINPGTPAVLSWTRVPFTS
- a CDS encoding pentapeptide repeat-containing protein gives rise to the protein MAARKPAVRIATPRLRAQLDAYEVGPDGLEDEDRLTDVTLDDQDLSDVVAEHVEISGGRLTRCKFGGSDLEKAILVDVVLDHCDLANARWSDASGTRLAVTSSRLTGFAGPGLSLQHTTLRDSVLDFSSFRFAKFVKVEFTDCRLQNADFVSADLTGTIFRRCDLAGVEFSQVRATGAVFVDCRWEGTKGIASLAGAKIANTSPIDTLAVTIAMASALDITLTDPTDHPED
- a CDS encoding alpha/beta fold hydrolase, whose protein sequence is MTAILHDSSTIEFEVYGPVDAPALLLPVNPAPPVEGPEADQLRAWGGDPALGHSLIKGFSEHFRVVAFDYEAQLQTSPKPETLTPGNLAADFLAVADAAEVPTFAYYGYSWLGLAGLQLAIRTDRLTALVMGGFPPLDGPYAAMLQVTEATYELAGAPVSTTPVEPGDWDSTEVAMSKEQAQQFVTLYRALQSFDDHAVHVSCPRLCIAGSADNIQYGERWGNAYVSIGAAVEKNQSRLEELGWAVHLLPGLDHLQAMHADKILPIAEPWLREQLLA